One part of the Rhodanobacteraceae bacterium genome encodes these proteins:
- a CDS encoding ester cyclase yields the protein MQFRIAAFALGVALTSLYDCPVARAHAGSREARAGFAELERNKAVARRVYEEGLSRGVFEVPYTQDFVGHGGDTTFRHADGIAEAKGWRLAFPDLNVKVDLILAEGDLVSVRWTARGTNTGAGNGIPATGKPVKISGTTVFRMADGAIAEEWTSGDSLGLLKQLGLFPAPVAATGAAPAQ from the coding sequence ATGCAGTTTCGAATTGCGGCATTCGCCTTGGGCGTCGCCTTGACGTCGCTGTACGACTGTCCTGTTGCACGGGCGCACGCGGGATCCCGGGAGGCGCGCGCCGGATTTGCCGAACTCGAGCGCAACAAGGCGGTGGCGCGGCGCGTGTATGAGGAAGGACTGAGCCGGGGAGTGTTCGAGGTGCCGTACACGCAGGACTTCGTCGGCCACGGTGGCGACACGACCTTCCGCCATGCCGACGGCATCGCGGAGGCGAAGGGCTGGCGCCTTGCGTTTCCGGACCTTAACGTCAAGGTCGACCTGATCCTGGCGGAAGGGGACCTCGTCTCGGTGCGCTGGACTGCCCGCGGGACCAACACCGGGGCAGGCAACGGCATTCCGGCGACCGGCAAGCCGGTGAAGATCAGTGGCACCACCGTGTTCCGCATGGCGGACGGCGCCATCGCCGAGGAGTGGACGTCGGGGGACTCGCTGGGTCTGCTGAAGCAACTGGGGCTGTTCCCCGCACCGGTGGCCGCGACCGGCGCTGCGCCAGCGCAGTAG
- a CDS encoding histidine kinase, producing the protein MRIPGIPQGRLAGFAAVIGAWSLAGLLLATQAWFAGAVRGEPIAWGRTLAIWLAWAYAWALLTPLALALATRFPIVLPRRWQAAAVHAVSGGALAALNLALFAAVAPLVGAISAGPTWAATFSRLLATTFLLNLPVYWLLVGAAHALRAARRAAEHQVRQARLESQLADARLVALRAQLEPHFLFNALNTVAVLMREDVEAADRVLVQLSVLLRRALQVGEAIEIPLREELALAEAYLAVEQARFADRMAYRVEVDGALLDARVPSLILQPLVENAIRHGLGARAESGRVEITGAAHDGALRLSVYDDGPGITPAAVDGVGLSNTRARLDLLYGDRCVFRIGPAPGGGTLAEMSIPLRTGTPS; encoded by the coding sequence ATGCGCATACCCGGAATCCCCCAGGGCCGATTGGCCGGCTTCGCAGCGGTGATCGGCGCCTGGTCGTTGGCGGGCTTGCTGCTCGCCACCCAGGCATGGTTCGCCGGCGCCGTCCGCGGCGAACCGATCGCGTGGGGCCGCACGCTCGCGATCTGGCTTGCATGGGCCTACGCATGGGCGCTGTTGACGCCGCTGGCACTGGCACTGGCGACGCGCTTTCCGATCGTGCTTCCGCGCCGCTGGCAGGCCGCAGCGGTGCATGCGGTTTCCGGGGGCGCGCTCGCCGCGCTCAACCTGGCGCTGTTCGCAGCCGTCGCGCCGTTGGTGGGCGCGATCAGCGCCGGCCCGACATGGGCGGCGACCTTCTCGCGCCTGCTGGCGACGACCTTCCTGCTGAACCTGCCCGTGTACTGGTTGCTGGTGGGCGCTGCGCACGCGCTGCGCGCGGCGCGCCGGGCCGCGGAACACCAGGTGCGCCAGGCCCGCCTGGAATCGCAGCTTGCGGACGCCCGGCTGGTCGCGTTGCGCGCGCAGCTCGAGCCGCATTTCCTGTTCAACGCGCTGAACACCGTCGCCGTGCTGATGCGCGAGGACGTCGAGGCGGCCGACCGCGTGCTGGTGCAACTGAGCGTCCTGCTGCGGCGCGCGCTGCAGGTCGGGGAGGCGATCGAGATCCCTCTGCGCGAGGAACTGGCGCTCGCCGAGGCCTACCTCGCGGTCGAGCAGGCCCGCTTCGCCGACCGCATGGCTTACCGGGTCGAAGTGGATGGTGCGCTGCTCGATGCGCGCGTGCCCAGCCTGATCCTGCAGCCGCTGGTCGAGAACGCGATCCGTCATGGCCTCGGCGCCCGCGCCGAATCGGGTCGGGTCGAGATCACGGGCGCCGCGCACGACGGAGCCTTGCGCCTTTCGGTGTACGACGACGGGCCGGGCATCACGCCCGCGGCCGTCGATGGCGTCGGCCTGTCCAACACCCGTGCCCGCCTGGATCTGCTCTACGGCGACCGCTGCGTGTTCCGCATCGGCCCCGCGCCCGGCGGAGGTACGCTGGCCGAGATGTCCATTCCGCTGCGCACGGGGACACCTTCATGA
- a CDS encoding response regulator transcription factor, which yields MTMRVLIVDDEPAARRGIRQRLATESDIEIVGECSGGGAAIEAIPELRPDLVFLDIQMPELGGFDVIEAVGLARMPRVIFVTAYDAHAVRAFDVQALDYVLKPIDGVRFRAALERARREIGRGDEALAGQIADALEALGRAGQRRWARRLAVRSPGRIVLIDVDDVDRIEAAGNYAEVHVGAKAHLLRETLTSLESRLDPEQFTRVSRSAIVNIGRVRELQAMFNGDFVVILRDGTQVGGSRRHRATLDALIR from the coding sequence ATGACCATGCGGGTGCTGATCGTTGACGATGAGCCCGCGGCCAGGCGCGGCATCCGGCAGCGACTTGCCACTGAGAGCGATATCGAGATCGTGGGCGAGTGCAGCGGCGGCGGCGCTGCGATCGAGGCGATCCCGGAACTGCGGCCGGACCTGGTGTTCCTCGATATCCAGATGCCGGAATTGGGCGGCTTCGACGTGATCGAGGCTGTCGGGCTGGCGCGCATGCCGCGCGTGATCTTCGTGACTGCGTACGACGCCCATGCCGTCCGGGCCTTCGACGTCCAGGCGCTGGACTATGTGCTCAAGCCGATCGACGGCGTGCGATTCCGCGCCGCGCTCGAACGCGCGCGACGCGAGATCGGGCGCGGGGACGAGGCCCTTGCCGGACAGATCGCGGACGCGCTCGAAGCACTTGGCCGCGCGGGTCAGCGGCGCTGGGCCCGCCGCCTGGCCGTGCGCTCGCCCGGCCGCATCGTACTCATCGACGTCGACGACGTGGACCGCATCGAGGCCGCCGGCAACTACGCGGAAGTCCACGTGGGTGCGAAGGCCCACCTCCTGCGCGAGACCCTGACCAGTCTCGAGTCCCGCCTCGACCCTGAGCAGTTCACGCGCGTGTCGCGCTCGGCGATCGTGAACATCGGGCGCGTGCGCGAGCTGCAAGCGATGTTCAACGGCGACTTTGTCGTGATCCTGCGCGACGGGACCCAGGTTGGCGGCAGCCGTCGGCATCGCGCCACCCTGGACGCGCTCATCCGCTGA
- a CDS encoding beta-lactamase family protein translates to MTGLLHASAARAHTNDFETLLGDIGAKQAESAATGVGLALWKDGRIVHVGGVGARDRSFSHPVDADTHFRIGSISKMLVAIAVMQQVEAGRLRLQQPVSELAPELPIDNPWDATDPVRLVHLLEHSAGFDDMHFSHFHARPEDQTLKDVLRRLQPELQVRWRPGSRFAYNNPGYGVAAYLVEKSSGMDYRAYVTERILQPLGMLQTVWQAEQAAATLAQGYADDRSAEPFEDLAIYPAGGLISTPADMARLLRWYASAGQDGPALLSTAAFARLEQSESTPAGVAGLAQGYGLGNTGRERKGIALNGHDGGIAGYRSTLSYSREDGLGYVILTNAFDGSLLAEIATLLLDRLGPGERPVPTYAPAEAGLESRSGWYQLAAPRNQILAGVERLFNAAEVRIDGEQMHFKHPLLPISYDYRIVNGRQLLVAGTRTPIGVLTDEGETPVIAHRLGYWQKGNWFNVALPAYAIFAAFVLLASSLLYAIVWVPIWLWRRRDPARTKRLHLWPLMATGALLTTGLTVARMPASAVTSVNVHTLGICVGTIAFALIACAGLVACWRQRGHLRGRWQALEYGYAVLLCLAATGLSLWLWHTGLLGLRTWAW, encoded by the coding sequence GTGACAGGGCTGTTGCATGCCTCGGCGGCGCGGGCCCATACCAACGATTTCGAAACCCTGCTCGGCGACATCGGCGCGAAACAGGCCGAGTCCGCCGCCACCGGTGTAGGACTGGCGCTGTGGAAGGACGGAAGGATCGTCCATGTGGGTGGCGTCGGCGCGCGCGATCGCAGCTTCAGCCATCCGGTGGACGCGGACACGCATTTTCGCATCGGCTCGATCAGCAAGATGTTGGTCGCCATTGCGGTCATGCAGCAGGTCGAGGCTGGCCGGTTGCGGCTGCAGCAACCGGTGTCCGAGTTGGCGCCGGAGTTGCCCATCGACAATCCCTGGGACGCCACCGATCCCGTGCGTCTGGTGCATCTGCTGGAACACAGCGCCGGATTCGACGACATGCACTTCAGCCACTTCCATGCCCGCCCCGAGGACCAGACTTTGAAGGACGTACTGCGCCGATTGCAGCCTGAGCTGCAGGTGCGTTGGCGTCCGGGCAGCCGCTTTGCCTACAACAATCCGGGCTACGGGGTCGCTGCCTATCTGGTGGAGAAATCCAGCGGAATGGACTACCGGGCCTATGTGACGGAGCGGATTCTCCAGCCATTGGGCATGCTGCAGACGGTCTGGCAAGCCGAGCAGGCCGCAGCCACGCTGGCCCAGGGCTACGCCGACGACCGATCGGCAGAGCCTTTCGAAGATCTGGCGATTTACCCGGCAGGAGGATTGATCTCGACACCCGCCGACATGGCGCGCCTGTTGCGCTGGTACGCCAGCGCCGGTCAGGATGGCCCGGCATTGCTCAGTACGGCCGCATTCGCCCGCCTGGAGCAATCCGAATCCACGCCAGCCGGGGTGGCGGGACTCGCTCAGGGCTACGGTTTGGGAAACACCGGACGTGAGCGCAAGGGCATCGCCCTCAACGGCCATGACGGCGGCATCGCCGGCTATCGATCCACACTCAGCTATTCGCGTGAGGATGGCCTGGGCTATGTGATCCTGACCAATGCCTTCGACGGCAGTCTGCTCGCGGAGATCGCGACCCTGCTGCTGGACCGACTTGGCCCGGGTGAAAGGCCAGTGCCGACGTACGCGCCTGCCGAGGCCGGGCTGGAATCACGATCTGGCTGGTACCAGCTGGCAGCCCCACGCAATCAGATTCTCGCGGGCGTGGAGCGATTGTTCAACGCAGCGGAGGTGCGTATCGACGGCGAGCAGATGCACTTCAAGCATCCACTGCTGCCGATCAGCTACGACTATCGCATCGTCAACGGACGCCAACTGCTGGTCGCCGGCACGCGTACTCCGATTGGCGTGTTGACGGACGAGGGCGAGACGCCGGTGATCGCCCATCGGTTGGGCTACTGGCAGAAAGGCAACTGGTTCAACGTGGCGCTTCCGGCATACGCCATTTTCGCCGCCTTCGTACTGCTGGCCAGCAGCCTGCTGTATGCCATCGTGTGGGTGCCGATCTGGCTGTGGCGACGCCGCGATCCTGCCCGCACCAAGCGCTTGCATCTGTGGCCGCTGATGGCCACCGGTGCGCTGCTGACCACCGGCCTGACCGTTGCCCGCATGCCGGCGTCGGCCGTCACTTCTGTCAATGTCCACACACTGGGCATCTGCGTGGGCACGATCGCATTTGCGCTGATCGCCTGCGCAGGGCTGGTCGCTTGCTGGCGTCAGCGGGGCCACCTGCGCGGTCGCTGGCAAGCGCTGGAATATGGCTACGCCGTGCTGCTGTGCCTGGCTGCGACCGGACTGAGTCTATGGCTGTGGCACACCGGCCTGCTTGGATTGCGCACCTGGGCCTGGTAA
- a CDS encoding winged helix-turn-helix domain-containing protein, with protein sequence MKPSARLLEVDGRPVSCPRLVFELLHLLCLHPGELLKRDWLIEQLWPGGQVVADESLTQVLFKLRALLGPRGDAVATVRGQGVRLDASVIRVEVVAAPQPLAVEPLAASEPMAPAPEPSPVPPAVSAPSARRRLSVVATLLAIALFTVIAYALWPAPRVPDPPSLLDDPVIGIDLRPADLHASHEQTFAILRSALAADALGDRSRALALLRAAHDGDEQSPYPAIWLALLNTGGRAAPAAMEWLRLAEERAKGISDALLSAYLALARNTVEDDRTANRGQLRALLDLRPRSWMLRQVLVRQLLVDGELETALLEARRMDYGQLGTRRLEDALGNRASLGDVDAAQKIFDAMTISRSDPGALSVAARLAYSAGNFTLAEQRFAESNAVALAAGRRDLQVWNSIMLSLLAAIGVTTTAHCGCWKP encoded by the coding sequence TTGAAGCCGTCGGCACGTCTGCTGGAGGTCGACGGCCGCCCGGTGAGCTGTCCGCGGCTGGTGTTCGAATTGCTGCATCTGCTCTGCCTGCATCCCGGCGAGCTGCTCAAGCGCGATTGGCTGATCGAGCAATTGTGGCCCGGCGGTCAGGTGGTGGCCGATGAGTCACTGACCCAGGTGCTGTTCAAGCTGCGGGCCTTGCTCGGGCCGCGCGGCGATGCGGTGGCCACGGTGCGCGGGCAAGGCGTTCGACTGGATGCGAGCGTGATCCGCGTTGAGGTCGTTGCGGCACCCCAGCCCCTGGCAGTCGAGCCGCTCGCGGCATCGGAACCCATGGCGCCTGCGCCTGAACCATCGCCAGTACCTCCGGCGGTGTCAGCGCCATCGGCTCGTCGGCGTTTGTCGGTCGTGGCCACGCTGCTGGCGATCGCCCTGTTCACCGTCATCGCCTACGCTCTGTGGCCGGCGCCGAGGGTGCCCGACCCACCGAGCCTGCTGGACGACCCGGTCATCGGTATTGATCTGCGTCCTGCCGATCTGCACGCCAGCCACGAGCAGACCTTTGCCATCTTGCGCTCGGCATTGGCGGCAGATGCGCTGGGCGACCGTTCCCGGGCGCTGGCCCTGCTGCGTGCGGCGCACGATGGCGACGAGCAAAGTCCATATCCGGCGATCTGGTTGGCGCTGCTGAATACCGGAGGGCGCGCGGCGCCTGCCGCGATGGAATGGCTACGTCTGGCCGAGGAGCGTGCCAAGGGCATCAGTGATGCCCTGTTGTCCGCCTATCTCGCCCTGGCTCGAAACACGGTGGAGGACGATCGGACCGCCAACCGCGGCCAGCTGCGCGCATTGCTGGATCTGCGACCGCGCAGCTGGATGTTGCGGCAGGTTCTGGTGCGGCAGCTGCTGGTGGACGGCGAACTCGAAACCGCCCTGCTGGAAGCCCGGCGCATGGATTATGGGCAGCTGGGAACCCGGCGACTGGAAGATGCGCTGGGCAACCGTGCATCCCTGGGCGATGTGGATGCCGCACAGAAGATCTTCGATGCCATGACGATCTCCCGCTCCGACCCCGGTGCGCTGTCGGTGGCTGCCAGGCTGGCATACAGCGCCGGCAATTTTACCCTCGCCGAACAGCGCTTTGCCGAGTCGAACGCAGTCGCCCTGGCCGCAGGCCGTCGCGATCTGCAGGTATGGAACTCGATCATGCTGTCGCTGTTGGCCGCGATCGGCGTGACTACGACGGCGCACTGCGGATGCTGGAAACCGTGA